In Streptosporangiales bacterium, the genomic window GTCGTGGACGGCGGTGTGGTGGACGGTGCAGACCAGGGCGAGGTTGTCGATGTCGGTGGTGCCGCCTCGGGACCACCAGGTGACGTGGTGGGCCTGGGTGTACTGCGGTGGCGCGTCACACCCGGCCACCACACACCCGTGATCCCTGGCGATGAGCGCCCGGCG contains:
- a CDS encoding HNH endonuclease, which codes for RRALIARDHGCVVAGCDAPPQYTQAHHVTWWSRGGTTDIDNLALVCTVHHTAVHDGTIDLVMHNGRAHTVPPRWLDPTQRPRLNRVHDRPP